The following proteins come from a genomic window of Helicobacter canadensis MIT 98-5491:
- the aroQ gene encoding type II 3-dehydroquinate dehydratase, whose product MKVIVIQGPNLNMLGIRDPRIYGPAKLETIHQNIQKHAEQIGLEVDFFQSNFEGEIVDKIQEALGQYDGIVINPAAYSHTSIAIRDAISAVNLPTIEVHISNIHAREEFRHKSITAGVCAGVVAGFGPMGYHLALQGLSQILNEIQAIKQAREQQAQANANS is encoded by the coding sequence ATGAAAGTGATTGTTATCCAAGGTCCAAATCTTAATATGCTAGGCATTAGAGATCCTAGAATCTATGGACCTGCCAAACTTGAAACAATTCACCAAAATATTCAAAAACACGCCGAACAAATCGGCTTAGAAGTGGATTTTTTCCAAAGCAATTTTGAAGGAGAAATTGTTGATAAAATCCAAGAAGCACTTGGACAATATGATGGAATTGTCATCAATCCTGCTGCTTATTCTCACACTTCTATTGCTATTCGTGATGCCATTAGTGCTGTCAATCTTCCTACTATTGAAGTGCATATTAGTAATATCCATGCAAGAGAAGAATTTCGCCACAAAAGCATAACCGCAGGAGTTTGTGCTGGAGTTGTTGCGGGATTTGGTCCTATGGGCTACCATTTAGCCTTACAAGGTCTTTCGCAAATTCTCAATGAAATTCAAGCTATCAAACAAGCTAGAGAACAACAAGCTCAAGCTAACGCAAATTCATAA
- a CDS encoding M24 family metallopeptidase, giving the protein MENFIIKDENALYFETHYSCDNAIFLAIDQKGYFITDGRYETEAKEHIKSTQYEIEILISHDLIRTARNILKKHEKATFIFNPQEFSLYFYEKLTSGLKINFLPKPNFHQEKRICKTKEEIALIEHSQKLNIKAFDKFAAWISKNAKDRSEAFLHFKSQAFLTKKGKYDLSFNPIVGINANAAKPHALPSNDLLLKGDLLLFDAGIKYQRYCSDRTRTGYFSKNGFNFKKEQHFKDSTLQKIYDIVLKAQKNAIKHAKAGMLACEIDALARDVIEKAGYGKYFVHSTGHGIGLDIHELPIISARSKTRIEEGMVFSIEPGIYIPNKYGVRIEDLVVIESNGARILGE; this is encoded by the coding sequence ATGGAAAATTTCATTATCAAAGACGAAAATGCCCTTTATTTTGAAACACATTATAGTTGTGATAATGCAATTTTTTTAGCCATTGATCAAAAGGGATACTTTATCACCGATGGTCGCTATGAGACAGAAGCAAAAGAACATATTAAAAGCACCCAATATGAGATTGAAATTCTCATCAGTCACGATCTCATACGCACTGCAAGAAATATTCTTAAAAAACACGAAAAGGCTACCTTTATTTTTAATCCACAAGAGTTTTCACTCTATTTTTATGAAAAACTCACTAGTGGTTTAAAAATTAATTTCCTACCCAAGCCCAATTTCCACCAAGAAAAACGAATCTGTAAAACCAAAGAAGAAATTGCACTCATTGAGCATTCTCAAAAGCTAAATATTAAAGCCTTTGACAAGTTTGCAGCGTGGATTTCTAAAAATGCCAAAGACAGAAGTGAGGCTTTTTTACATTTTAAATCCCAAGCCTTTTTAACCAAAAAAGGCAAATACGATTTAAGTTTTAATCCCATCGTTGGAATCAATGCAAATGCTGCAAAACCACACGCCCTACCTTCTAATGATCTACTTTTAAAAGGCGATTTATTGCTTTTTGATGCCGGAATAAAATACCAAAGGTATTGCTCAGATAGGACAAGGACAGGGTATTTTAGCAAAAACGGCTTTAACTTCAAAAAAGAGCAACACTTCAAAGATTCAACACTTCAAAAAATCTATGATATTGTTTTAAAAGCTCAAAAAAATGCTATTAAACACGCTAAAGCTGGAATGTTAGCCTGTGAAATTGATGCTTTAGCACGCGATGTCATTGAAAAAGCAGGTTATGGTAAATATTTCGTGCATTCTACAGGTCATGGCATAGGCTTAGACATTCACGAACTTCCTATTATTTCAGCACGCTCAAAAACCCGCATAGAAGAGGGAATGGTTTTTTCTATTGAACCTGGCATTTATATTCCAAATAAATACGGAGTTAGAATCGAAGATTTAGTGGTTATAGAAAGCAATGGAGCAAGAATTCTTGGAGAATAA
- the folK gene encoding 2-amino-4-hydroxy-6-hydroxymethyldihydropteridine diphosphokinase, with translation MEQEFLENKPHLISYFGNKSYKIIPLKKDFLLYIPKHFPKNNTFSLARKIPKFRFIRQPSPYDLFKNKQKLQSYALLGIGSNQGDSLAIFWKLFLRLKKKNAIIAYSPFLKNPAFGYTKQADFFNGIIWIKTKLCYADFFSFCFYLERIFGRKRKREFKNAPRTLDLDILGFKNKTICFKHLCIPHKEWANRPSVTIPLKGFL, from the coding sequence ATGGAGCAAGAATTCTTGGAGAATAAACCCCACTTGATTTCTTATTTTGGAAACAAATCTTACAAAATCATTCCACTTAAAAAAGATTTTTTGCTTTACATCCCCAAACACTTCCCCAAAAACAATACCTTTTCTCTTGCAAGAAAAATCCCAAAATTCCGATTCATACGCCAACCAAGTCCTTATGATTTATTTAAAAATAAACAAAAATTACAATCCTATGCCCTCTTAGGCATTGGTAGCAATCAAGGTGATTCTTTGGCAATTTTTTGGAAACTTTTTTTAAGGCTCAAAAAGAAAAATGCTATAATTGCTTATTCGCCTTTTTTAAAAAATCCAGCCTTTGGATACACCAAACAAGCTGATTTTTTTAATGGTATAATTTGGATTAAAACAAAACTTTGTTACGCCGATTTTTTTAGTTTTTGTTTTTACTTAGAGAGAATTTTTGGGCGTAAAAGAAAAAGAGAATTTAAAAACGCACCAAGGACTTTAGATCTTGACATTTTGGGATTTAAAAACAAAACTATTTGCTTCAAACATTTGTGCATTCCACACAAAGAATGGGCAAATAGACCGAGTGTAACTATCCCTCTTAAAGGATTTTTATGA
- the flhF gene encoding flagellar biosynthesis protein FlhF → MKLFTYNAETSALALAEAKKELGDEFSIISQKKLADGNYEISVAISEEDLKQLKTKQEQTKQEQTPPIKNNNIAERLELIAQKELERKRAAQSLQNLPEDVSLQLSDAVRQISQIAGVNTKIPPKSTYPKESPSPQIKDDSTPKKPKETTKAKKQEEAQDLSNLRIIRGEIDKLNDKIKLIQNMFWEEKGPKKEGLIIPHEFAEIYRIAKASGMAREHLEKIMQLTLELMPIKMRENSVLIKRYFREVLRKMVYARTENLNSNVKNIMMLVGPTGVGKTTTLAKLAARYSRMLNKNYKVGIITLDTYRIGAVDQLMFYAKKMKLSIDTVVDTEEFINALDSLKYCDYILIDTVGSSQHDRSKLESLKSFVNADPNTKIDVSLVMSATTKYEDLKDIYHTFSTLGIDTLIFTKLDETHSYGNIFSLIYETKKATSYFSIGQEVPNDLMVATSDFLIDCLLDGLVRS, encoded by the coding sequence ATGAAATTATTTACTTATAATGCTGAAACTTCTGCCCTTGCTTTAGCAGAAGCCAAAAAGGAACTCGGCGATGAATTTTCCATCATCTCGCAAAAAAAACTTGCCGATGGTAACTATGAAATCTCTGTTGCCATTAGCGAAGAAGATTTAAAACAACTCAAAACTAAACAAGAACAAACCAAGCAAGAACAAACACCTCCCATTAAAAATAACAATATTGCAGAACGCCTAGAACTTATTGCCCAAAAAGAATTAGAAAGAAAACGCGCAGCACAAAGTCTGCAGAATCTACCTGAAGATGTTTCCTTGCAACTCTCTGATGCAGTGCGTCAAATCTCTCAAATTGCTGGAGTTAATACCAAGATTCCACCAAAATCCACTTACCCAAAAGAATCTCCATCGCCTCAAATCAAAGATGATTCCACTCCCAAAAAGCCTAAAGAAACCACCAAGGCAAAAAAACAAGAAGAAGCTCAAGATCTATCAAATTTACGCATTATTCGTGGTGAAATCGATAAACTTAATGACAAAATCAAACTCATACAAAATATGTTTTGGGAAGAGAAAGGACCCAAAAAAGAAGGATTGATTATCCCTCATGAATTTGCAGAAATCTATCGTATTGCCAAAGCTAGTGGAATGGCTAGGGAGCATTTAGAAAAAATTATGCAGCTTACTTTAGAATTAATGCCTATTAAAATGCGTGAAAATTCCGTGCTAATTAAGCGTTATTTTCGTGAAGTTTTACGCAAAATGGTCTATGCAAGAACAGAAAATCTAAATAGCAATGTTAAAAATATTATGATGCTTGTAGGTCCAACTGGAGTAGGCAAAACCACAACTTTAGCCAAACTTGCTGCGCGTTACTCTAGAATGCTTAATAAAAACTATAAAGTTGGAATCATCACTCTTGATACCTACCGAATTGGTGCGGTAGATCAACTTATGTTTTATGCCAAAAAAATGAAACTAAGCATTGACACCGTTGTAGATACAGAAGAATTTATTAATGCCCTTGATTCGCTAAAATATTGTGATTACATCTTAATTGACACGGTAGGAAGCTCCCAACACGATAGATCCAAACTTGAATCGCTCAAAAGCTTTGTCAATGCCGATCCCAATACAAAAATTGATGTAAGCCTTGTAATGAGTGCGACTACAAAATATGAGGATTTAAAAGACATTTATCACACCTTTTCCACACTAGGCATCGATACACTCATTTTTACTAAGTTAGATGAAACCCATAGCTATGGGAATATTTTCTCGCTTATCTATGAAACCAAAAAGGCAACTAGCTATTTCTCAATTGGGCAAGAAGTGCCTAATGATTTAATGGTTGCTACCAGCGATTTTTTAATTGATTGCTTGTTAGATGGATTAGTTCGATCATGA
- a CDS encoding P-loop NTPase: MKNQAANLELLLDTTKKINTKFITITSGKGGVGKSTFSANLAYKLWQLGFKVGIFDADIGLANLDILFGVRCEKNLLHVLKNQAKLKDIIIPIEHNLYLIPGDSGTDIFRYKSEFMFETLIEDSSLLDSLDFILIDTGAGIGEYTQTFLKNSDDSIVITIPDPAAITDAYATIKLAANFKDRIFMLINMAKNQEEAEMIFNKIQKIAQSNIENIRLEYLGKLTKTPLINRYSKNRALFVKEEPNCNASMEIEKIARSLAAKLEQNVLVQEDKKFGKFLKKILGHF; encoded by the coding sequence ATGAAAAATCAAGCTGCAAATTTAGAACTTCTCCTTGACACAACAAAAAAAATAAACACCAAATTCATCACTATTACAAGCGGAAAAGGTGGAGTTGGAAAATCCACCTTTAGTGCAAATCTTGCCTATAAACTTTGGCAATTGGGTTTCAAAGTTGGGATTTTTGATGCTGATATTGGACTTGCAAACTTAGATATTCTCTTTGGAGTTCGATGCGAAAAAAACCTCTTACATGTGCTAAAAAATCAAGCCAAGCTAAAAGATATTATTATCCCCATAGAACATAATCTTTATTTGATTCCAGGTGATTCAGGCACAGATATTTTTCGCTATAAAAGTGAGTTTATGTTTGAAACTCTTATTGAAGATTCTAGCCTTTTAGATTCTTTAGATTTTATCTTGATTGATACAGGAGCAGGGATTGGCGAATACACCCAAACTTTTTTAAAAAATAGCGATGATTCCATTGTTATTACAATCCCCGATCCAGCAGCTATCACCGATGCTTATGCCACGATCAAACTTGCTGCTAATTTCAAAGACAGAATCTTTATGCTTATTAATATGGCAAAAAATCAAGAAGAAGCCGAAATGATTTTTAATAAAATCCAAAAAATTGCACAAAGCAATATTGAAAATATTCGCTTAGAATATCTCGGCAAACTCACCAAAACACCGCTTATTAATCGCTATAGCAAAAATCGTGCTCTTTTTGTCAAAGAAGAACCAAACTGCAACGCTTCAATGGAAATAGAAAAAATCGCAAGATCCTTAGCTGCAAAATTGGAACAAAATGTGCTAGTGCAAGAAGATAAAAAGTTTGGGAAATTTCTCAAGAAAATTTTAGGACATTTTTAA
- a CDS encoding RNA polymerase sigma factor FliA, whose protein sequence is MLKTSKGYENIIKQNQDNLALDYLPALKALAARLKERLPANVEFADLVSIGTEELIKLARKYDQNLNDSFWGYAKSRVYGAMLDYLRGLDCMSRHTRTLIKSINKEISKYYNEYQEEPDNAYLSKVLNEDIEKIKEARNASEIYGILPLDEELSAAQEDKTYNKIEKQELIGIIQNILESASKNEQLVIQLYYYEELSFKEISEILEISESRISQIHKSVIRKIRAYLEERGIDG, encoded by the coding sequence ATGCTGAAAACTTCTAAGGGATATGAAAATATCATCAAACAAAATCAAGATAATCTAGCATTAGACTATTTACCAGCACTCAAAGCACTTGCAGCTCGACTAAAGGAGAGATTACCTGCTAATGTGGAATTTGCTGATTTAGTGTCCATAGGCACAGAAGAGCTTATCAAGCTTGCACGCAAATACGATCAAAATCTTAATGACTCTTTTTGGGGCTATGCAAAATCAAGGGTTTATGGAGCTATGCTTGACTATTTAAGGGGGCTTGATTGTATGAGTCGCCACACAAGAACGCTGATAAAAAGCATCAACAAAGAAATTTCAAAATATTACAATGAATACCAAGAAGAACCCGATAATGCTTATCTTAGTAAAGTCTTAAATGAAGATATTGAAAAAATAAAAGAAGCAAGGAATGCTAGTGAAATCTATGGAATCTTGCCCCTAGATGAAGAATTAAGTGCAGCACAAGAAGATAAAACTTACAATAAAATAGAAAAACAAGAATTAATTGGAATCATTCAAAATATCTTAGAATCTGCATCAAAAAATGAACAACTTGTGATACAACTTTATTATTATGAAGAATTAAGCTTTAAAGAAATTTCAGAAATTCTAGAAATTAGTGAATCAAGGATTTCACAAATTCATAAATCTGTGATTCGCAAAATTAGAGCATACCTTGAAGAAAGGGGGATAGATGGCTGA
- the fliM gene encoding flagellar motor switch protein FliM yields the protein MADILSQEEIDALLEVVDDEGTEPESFEKPATIHQRQITLYDFKRPNRVSKEQLRAFRGIHDKMARSLSSQISAIMRSIVEIQLHSVDQMTYGEFLMSLPSPTSFNVFSMKPLDGTGVLEINPSIAFPMIDRLLGGKGDPYESTREFSDIELNLLDTILRQMMQNLKEAWAPITEIFPNVDVKESSPNVVQIVAQNEIVIMVVMEIIIGHSSGMMNLCYPVISLESVLSRLASRDIMLSETSSKKSRNKELQALLGGAKVNVAAILGETKLTLREILDLEVGDIMRLDRPADDTVIINVDGREKFLASIGLHRYRKTIEIKEMIKTEKDQVKEILEMLESQRKSRANEIEDE from the coding sequence ATGGCTGATATATTAAGTCAAGAAGAAATTGATGCACTACTAGAAGTCGTGGATGATGAAGGGACAGAGCCAGAAAGCTTTGAGAAACCTGCTACCATTCATCAAAGACAAATTACCCTCTATGATTTTAAGCGTCCCAATCGCGTTAGCAAGGAACAATTAAGAGCTTTTAGAGGGATTCACGATAAAATGGCTCGTTCTCTCTCTAGCCAAATTTCGGCTATTATGCGATCTATCGTTGAGATTCAACTCCATAGCGTAGATCAAATGACTTATGGAGAATTCTTAATGAGTTTACCAAGCCCAACAAGCTTCAATGTCTTCTCTATGAAACCCCTTGATGGAACGGGCGTTTTAGAAATTAACCCAAGTATCGCTTTCCCTATGATTGATAGACTTTTAGGGGGCAAAGGCGATCCTTATGAATCAACGCGTGAATTTAGTGACATTGAACTTAATTTATTAGATACTATTTTACGCCAAATGATGCAAAACTTAAAAGAAGCGTGGGCGCCTATTACAGAAATTTTTCCTAATGTGGATGTTAAAGAATCAAGCCCCAATGTTGTGCAAATCGTTGCGCAAAATGAAATTGTTATTATGGTGGTTATGGAAATCATCATAGGGCATAGCAGCGGAATGATGAATCTTTGCTATCCTGTTATTTCTCTAGAATCCGTTCTTTCTCGCCTTGCTAGTCGCGATATTATGTTAAGCGAAACTAGCTCCAAAAAATCTCGCAATAAAGAACTTCAAGCCCTTTTAGGTGGAGCTAAAGTTAATGTTGCTGCAATCCTTGGAGAAACAAAACTCACATTAAGAGAAATTTTGGATTTGGAAGTGGGCGATATTATGAGACTTGATCGACCTGCTGATGACACCGTGATTATTAATGTAGATGGCAGGGAAAAATTCTTAGCAAGTATTGGGCTACACCGATACCGCAAAACCATTGAAATCAAAGAAATGATAAAAACCGAAAAAGATCAAGTCAAAGAAATCTTAGAAATGCTTGAATCACAACGTAAATCAAGAGCAAATGAAATCGAAGATGAATAG
- the fliY gene encoding flagellar motor switch protein FliY, translated as MLNNFLNLITQESISTIEGLLGQAPDVSHLQEKDGDKSALQAPMARVDIEADNGAKLAFFISPKVATALADMMLGGEGSTKETMDDDDLDATKEIVSNIFGAVSTSLGAQKELPKLSFSLKDIHFISETADLETDRFTNFYTFSFNLGTIQDSLFLAFSEEFENLFKENSQETNQETPQPSIQNTNHQDNAALELNNAEMKNMAMLLDVRLQVKVRIGQKKMLLKDVIAMDIGSVVELNQLANDPLEVLVDDKVIAKGEVVIVDGNFGIQITEIAPKKDRIEQLM; from the coding sequence ATGCTTAATAATTTTTTAAATCTCATCACGCAAGAAAGTATCTCTACTATTGAAGGTTTATTAGGTCAAGCTCCAGATGTTAGCCACTTACAAGAAAAAGATGGCGATAAATCTGCACTCCAAGCTCCTATGGCTAGAGTGGATATTGAAGCAGACAATGGTGCTAAACTTGCTTTTTTCATTTCTCCAAAAGTCGCGACTGCCCTTGCTGATATGATGCTAGGAGGAGAAGGTAGCACGAAAGAAACAATGGATGATGATGATTTAGATGCAACCAAAGAAATTGTGTCTAATATTTTTGGGGCAGTTTCTACTTCACTTGGTGCACAAAAGGAACTTCCAAAACTTAGTTTTAGCCTTAAAGACATTCATTTTATTAGCGAAACTGCGGACTTAGAAACCGATCGCTTCACAAATTTTTATACTTTCTCTTTTAATCTAGGAACTATTCAAGACTCCCTATTTTTAGCCTTTTCAGAAGAGTTTGAAAATCTCTTTAAAGAAAATTCCCAAGAAACCAACCAAGAAACACCACAACCTTCGATTCAAAATACAAATCACCAAGACAATGCTGCTTTAGAACTCAATAACGCAGAAATGAAAAATATGGCAATGTTGCTTGATGTGCGTTTGCAAGTCAAAGTGCGAATCGGGCAGAAAAAAATGCTTTTAAAAGATGTCATTGCTATGGATATAGGAAGCGTTGTTGAATTAAATCAACTTGCAAATGATCCATTAGAGGTTTTAGTGGATGATAAAGTGATTGCTAAAGGAGAAGTGGTCATTGTTGATGGAAACTTTGGAATCCAAATTACAGAAATAGCTCCTAAAAAAGATAGAATCGAACAACTTATGTAA
- the radA gene encoding DNA repair protein RadA: MAKKKAQIFECQHCGFQSSKWLGKCSNCGAWESFLELKEEHIEAFSSLKQTSKVTPITEVKEEEFIRFSSGESELDIVLGGGIVLGGMYLVGGSPGVGKSTLLLKISSNLAKIGKNVLYVSGEESSSQIALRAERLEAMNPNLYLLNAIQLEEIIAAIKNKDRNYTMLVIDSIQTLYSEKIASSPGSVSQVREVTFELMRLAKEWGICVFIIGHITKEGSIAGPRILEHMVDCVLYFEGDSSRELRFLRGFKNRFGNTSEVGIFEMRSNGLVGAKEASKIFFSQRTSSPGSALSVVLEGSRALVLEVQALVSDCAYGMPKRASTGFDTNRLNMILALLERKLEIPLNRYDVFINVTGGIKILETAADLAIVAAILSSFRNRVLSSQSVFIGEVSLVGDIREVSNVEQRLKEALSLGIDKAILPKKPPQNLGIKCFEVQEVTKIIDWM, translated from the coding sequence ATGGCAAAGAAAAAAGCACAAATCTTTGAATGCCAACATTGTGGATTTCAAAGCTCAAAATGGCTTGGAAAATGCTCTAATTGTGGTGCTTGGGAGAGTTTTTTAGAATTAAAAGAAGAACACATAGAAGCTTTTAGTTCTTTAAAGCAAACTTCAAAAGTTACGCCCATTACAGAAGTTAAAGAAGAGGAATTTATTCGCTTTAGTTCTGGAGAGAGTGAGCTTGATATTGTGCTTGGCGGTGGAATCGTGCTTGGCGGAATGTATCTTGTGGGTGGAAGTCCTGGGGTTGGAAAATCAACTTTATTGCTTAAGATTTCTAGTAATCTTGCAAAAATAGGTAAAAATGTCCTTTATGTAAGTGGTGAGGAAAGTAGTTCGCAAATTGCCTTGCGTGCGGAGCGATTAGAAGCGATGAATCCGAATCTATATCTTTTAAATGCGATTCAATTAGAAGAAATTATCGCAGCTATTAAAAACAAAGATCGCAATTATACGATGCTTGTAATTGATAGTATTCAGACTCTTTATAGTGAGAAAATTGCTTCAAGCCCTGGAAGTGTTTCGCAGGTGCGTGAAGTAACTTTTGAATTAATGCGATTGGCTAAAGAATGGGGAATTTGTGTTTTTATTATTGGGCACATTACAAAAGAAGGATCTATTGCAGGTCCTAGAATCTTAGAGCATATGGTAGATTGTGTGCTATATTTTGAGGGAGATTCTAGTCGCGAATTAAGATTCCTAAGGGGTTTTAAGAATCGCTTTGGAAATACTAGTGAGGTTGGGATTTTTGAGATGAGGAGCAATGGGCTTGTAGGAGCTAAAGAAGCATCAAAAATATTTTTTTCCCAAAGAACTTCAAGTCCTGGAAGTGCCTTAAGTGTAGTTTTGGAGGGTAGTAGGGCATTGGTTTTGGAGGTTCAAGCCTTAGTGAGTGATTGTGCTTATGGTATGCCAAAGCGAGCTAGCACAGGTTTTGATACAAATCGTTTAAATATGATTTTAGCTTTATTGGAGAGAAAGCTTGAGATACCGCTTAATCGCTACGATGTTTTTATTAATGTAACAGGCGGGATTAAAATTTTAGAAACAGCTGCGGATTTAGCCATTGTTGCAGCGATTCTTTCAAGCTTTCGCAATCGTGTGTTATCATCACAAAGCGTGTTTATTGGTGAAGTAAGTTTAGTGGGAGATATTAGAGAAGTTTCTAATGTAGAACAAAGACTTAAAGAAGCATTATCTCTAGGGATTGACAAGGCAATTTTACCCAAAAAACCTCCGCAAAATTTAGGTATTAAATGCTTTGAAGTCCAAGAAGTTACAAAAATTATTGATTGGATGTGA
- the ftsY gene encoding signal recognition particle-docking protein FtsY, translating to MFDILKRTLQKTTQSIKEILPKAHKKLTKEELEEVLIATDMDYDLIELILSPLGDEISKNELEVALLRLFRGESYYDKVQAKQVEAKPCVDLIVGVNGAGKTTTIAKLANRYKKQGKSVILGAGDTFRAAAIEQLTLWGNRLGIPVIASKQGHDPSAVAFDTITSAVAKGIDCVIIDTAGRLHNQSNLQNELQKILRICNKAKEGAPHRKILILDGTQGTSSLDQAKVFSQTLGGIDGVIITKLDGTSKGGAIFSIIYTLRVPILYIGVGEGAEDLVEFDESKYIQTILDSIFDS from the coding sequence ATGTTTGATATTTTAAAAAGAACTTTACAGAAAACAACACAAAGCATTAAAGAAATATTGCCAAAAGCCCATAAAAAACTTACTAAAGAAGAATTAGAAGAAGTGTTAATTGCTACGGATATGGATTATGATTTAATTGAATTAATCCTTTCTCCATTAGGTGATGAGATTAGTAAAAATGAACTTGAAGTTGCATTGCTTAGGCTTTTTAGGGGAGAGAGTTATTATGATAAAGTGCAAGCTAAGCAAGTGGAGGCTAAGCCTTGTGTGGATTTGATTGTTGGAGTGAATGGAGCGGGCAAAACTACAACAATTGCAAAGTTAGCTAATCGCTACAAAAAACAAGGTAAAAGTGTCATTTTAGGGGCAGGGGATACTTTTAGGGCAGCAGCTATTGAACAATTAACCCTTTGGGGGAATCGTCTTGGCATCCCTGTGATTGCTTCTAAGCAAGGACACGATCCATCTGCAGTAGCCTTTGATACTATTACTTCAGCGGTGGCAAAAGGGATTGATTGTGTGATTATTGATACTGCAGGGAGATTGCATAATCAAAGTAATTTGCAAAATGAATTACAAAAAATCTTGCGAATCTGTAATAAAGCAAAAGAGGGTGCGCCCCATAGAAAAATTTTAATTTTAGATGGCACACAGGGCACTTCTAGCCTAGATCAAGCCAAGGTTTTTAGCCAAACTTTGGGCGGTATTGATGGAGTGATTATTACCAAACTTGATGGGACGAGTAAGGGTGGGGCTATTTTTAGTATCATTTATACTTTGCGTGTGCCTATTCTTTATATTGGGGTAGGAGAGGGTGCAGAAGACTTGGTAGAGTTTGATGAAAGCAAATATATTCAGACAATTTTAGATTCTATTTTTGATTCTTAA
- a CDS encoding TlpA family protein disulfide reductase, translated as MKKVILALMILGIGLFFNACEKPKETLETTQEQATLENLNILMNNGEKLIINQRNTQDKNHNFKNIEPKKANVLQDLLVTSDKKNIKLLFFFTTWCEPCVAILSHLENLQKQFGDEIGIYGIAIDDLVGETENFQESVEVFIQENQYFLPLAYGKNREELFSALGGIDGIPLIVLYDEKGEYIIHYLGAIPEEMMEFDLSQSVAKMRTK; from the coding sequence TTGAAAAAAGTAATCTTAGCATTGATGATTTTAGGAATTGGATTGTTTTTTAATGCTTGTGAGAAGCCAAAAGAGACTTTGGAAACCACTCAAGAGCAAGCAACTTTAGAAAATTTAAATATTTTGATGAATAATGGAGAGAAGCTTATTATTAATCAAAGAAACACACAAGACAAAAATCATAATTTTAAAAATATTGAACCTAAAAAAGCAAATGTTTTGCAGGATTTGCTTGTTACTTCAGATAAAAAGAATATAAAGTTATTGTTTTTTTTCACGACTTGGTGTGAGCCTTGTGTGGCTATTTTGTCTCATTTAGAGAATCTACAAAAGCAATTTGGCGATGAAATTGGTATTTATGGAATTGCTATTGATGATTTGGTTGGGGAAACGGAAAATTTTCAAGAAAGTGTTGAGGTTTTTATTCAAGAGAATCAATATTTTTTGCCTTTGGCGTATGGAAAAAATAGAGAAGAGCTTTTTTCAGCTTTAGGAGGAATTGATGGAATCCCTCTTATTGTATTATATGATGAAAAAGGGGAATATATTATTCATTATTTAGGGGCAATTCCAGAGGAAATGATGGAGTTTGATTTATCGCAGAGTGTAGCAAAAATGAGGACAAAATAA